The uncultured Eubacteriales bacterium region ATAGCGCCTCTAACTCATCGTCTCCAACTGAAAGGCGTAATTCCTTTACAAGCCATTCGGGATGGCTATATCGGGTCGCCAGATCCGCGGGTTGGGGGAGGCTCTCCCCGTCGCGGACGATGCTGCGCAGGACAGCGTTCACAAGCCCCGCCGCCCTGGGATTTTTGGCGTATTTCCGGGCCAAGCTCACCGACTCATTCACCGCCGCGCTCTGGGGCACCCGGTCCATAAAACGCAGCTGATAGACGGCGACACGCAGGGCGCAGAGCACCCGGTTCTCAAGCTTTTCCGGCTTAATGGTTGAATACCGCGCGATGTAAGAATCCAGCAGCATCCGATTTTGGAGTACGCCGAAACAGACGCGGGTAGCGAAGGCAGCGTCCCGGCTGTCCAGCCCAGCTTCCCGCAGGGCCTTTTTCAGATAGCCGTCCGACCAGGCTCCCTGTTTTTCGCAAGCAGAGAGGGCCAATAATGCGATTTCACGGGCGGTCTGCGCCATGCGTTCCCTCTCCCCTTTCAAAAGGTAAGTTAAATGGCAATGGGATGGCCTCTTAAATAGTCGGCCGCCCCCATGCGCTTGCTGCCGTCGGCCTGGAGCTCGTCGATACGCAATACCGTCCCGCCGCCGCAGGCCACGCGGATACCGTTCTTGTCTGCCGCAAGGATGGTTCCGGTGGGCTTAGAGGTCTTCTCCTCCAGTACAGCGGTAGAAAAAATCTTACAGCGCACTCCGGCAAGCTCAGTCACCGCGCAGGGCCAGGGCAGCAGCCCCCGCACCTGATTATGGAGCTCCCAAGCCGTTCTGTTCCAATCCATGGGAGACAGCGCCTTGGAGAGCATGGGGGCCAGCGTGGCCGCGCCGCCGTCCTGAGGGCTGCGCGTGGCCGTACCCGCCTCGATTTCGGCCACAGTCTCGACCAGCAGCGCCCCGCCCAGCTCGGCCAGGCGGCCGTAGAGCTGGGCCGCCGTCTCATCCGGGCCGATGGAGGTGCGGGTCTGGGCGATAATGTCCCCTGTGTCCATCTCGGAGGCCAGGTGCTGGATGGTGACGCCGGTCTCGGCGTCGCCGTTGAGGACGGCCCAGTTGATGGGGGCCGCGCCCCTGTACTTGGGCAGCAGGGACGAGTGGACATTGATGCACCCCTTAGCGGGGTAGTCCAGAATCTCGTCGGGCAAAAAGCGCCCGTAGGCCGCCACCACGATGAGCTCGGGCTCCAGCTCCCGGATCAGGGCCAGCGCCGTGCCGTCCCGCAGTTTAGTCGGTTGAAAAACCGGGATGTTTTTAGACATGGCAAAAGCCTTTACAGGCGTTGGCTGCAATACGTTCTGGTGTCTGCCCACCGGCTTATCCGGCTGGGAGAACACACCGCAGAGCTCGTGCCCCGCATCTGTCAGCGCTTTCAGAGAAGGCACCGCAAACTCTGGGGTGCCCATGAAGAGTATCCTCACTCGATCCGCTCCTCCCGATGCCGCTCCGCCATCTCGTCGATCTCCTCGGTGGTGTAGAGCCGGTCCGCCAACTCTGTGTAGAGCTGCCCATCTAAGTGGTCCAGCTCATGGCAGTAGCACCGGGCGGCCATGCCGGAGTCCTCTACCTCAAACCAATTTCCATTTCGGTCCTGGGCCTTGAGGCGCACCTTCTCGGGCCGCTTAACAAAACCCCAGTAGCCGGGTACCGACAGGCAGCCCTCCAGGCCCTCCTGCTCT contains the following coding sequences:
- the fmt gene encoding 10-formyltetrahydrofolate:L-methionyl-tRNA(fMet) N-formyltransferase (Evidence 2a : Function of homologous gene experimentally demonstrated in an other organism; PubMedId : 1624424, 6379605, 8432722, 8887566, 9086272, 9843487; Product type e : enzyme); translation: MGTPEFAVPSLKALTDAGHELCGVFSQPDKPVGRHQNVLQPTPVKAFAMSKNIPVFQPTKLRDGTALALIRELEPELIVVAAYGRFLPDEILDYPAKGCINVHSSLLPKYRGAAPINWAVLNGDAETGVTIQHLASEMDTGDIIAQTRTSIGPDETAAQLYGRLAELGGALLVETVAEIEAGTATRSPQDGGAATLAPMLSKALSPMDWNRTAWELHNQVRGLLPWPCAVTELAGVRCKIFSTAVLEEKTSKPTGTILAADKNGIRVACGGGTVLRIDELQADGSKRMGAADYLRGHPIAI
- the def gene encoding peptide deformylase (Evidence 2a : Function of homologous gene experimentally demonstrated in an other organism; PubMedId : 10200158, 1624424, 7896716, 8112305, 8432722, 8845003, 9374869, 9565550, 9610360, 9665852, 9846875; Product type e : enzyme); translated protein: MALREILKRGDPVLNKKAHPVTQFDERLHSLLDDMHETLDAAGGAGLAAPQVGILRAVVLVANSKDEVVELINPTILSAEGEQEGLEGCLSVPGYWGFVKRPEKVRLKAQDRNGNWFEVEDSGMAARCYCHELDHLDGQLYTELADRLYTTEEIDEMAERHREERIE